CGAAAATGTTATTAATCTTCTATTATCTCCTGCTTTGGTTGCAAgatgtttcatttctctttcaaaagctCCCATAACTTGTTGATTATAGATTGTTGGAAGAATTCTGAAACTGATGAACGGTTGCCCTCCTGTGAGAAAACCGTCACATTACAGCCTGCTGTGTTTGTGACAGCGCATGAGCTGTCTCGAGTGTGTAAAGTGTAGCATCTCAGAGCTCTAAAGTAACAGATGTCCTCTTCAgtaggtctttttttctttttttttagcgATATTTTGTGAACATACTcctgcaaaatgctttcttctgatTGCTTTGTATTCTTCTGTATACCCCCAAGACAAGGAAGCAGGGACAAATTTTTACCATTCGTCAATGATATTTACAGTGTAGGGTTTTTGCTGTGTATTAAACATAAAGATGTCACTTGGTTTATGAGAGCACTAAAGGTGCTAATATAATTCaaaatccatttaatttctcaatttttaattatataggTATTTTGGAGTGGAATAGGAATTCTGCTGTATAGGAATTCAGTTATAGCCTTGTTCTATATTGGAAGGACATAATTCAAATTAGAAAAAACCATACTGTAGTCATCATCAAAATATTAGATACTGTAGCTGCTACTTCATGGGCTTTTTAGGAGAAGGAGTGATATCACTATACTTTACTAGCAACTTCTCCATGCAGTTTTACTTCTATTAAGAAGCCAGTTCCAAGACTGCTGCAGTAGCCTTGTAGCGGAATGTTGCGCTACATTCCTTTAATAACTAATAATTCTTGTGTTCAtatttgcaggattttttgttgttgtctgAAATCTGTTATAACTTTTGTTATGTACCTGTGGATTTTCAGTGTCTAGTCACCCCAGTATAGGGTATTTTTTGATTGGCATTTATTTACAGAGAATTTTGTAGTTAAAATAAAGGGAAGTTCTTACTCTTTTTGGTAAATGAAATGTCCAGTAAAGTTTATATGAGCAAAGGAATGTGTTCAGAACTTCATTgccttttttcatttatgttttcagtctttatttGCCATCTGTTTTTattgtatatatacatgtatatatacaatatatatatattgtataaCGGATGCTTAAATGTGACATGAAAGTCATGTGATCAGAGCAGAAATGATCCTCCAGTGGCTGAAATACTTCTGGAGTTCCCTACTAACTAGAAAATTTCAAGTCTTCTGTTCTGGAAGTTATTGAATTAAGAGttttaatcagaattttttGGCAGATGGTATGACTTAGAGGACTGACAGAAGAATATGGACTCTTTCATCTCTGATTACAAATTCTTTACAACCTAAGTCACTCTGCCAAGAGTTGTCATTAACCTGTAATCTTTCATGGCATCTCTGAACTAGTTAATACTGAGTCTGTTCCTGATAGCTGTCTATTAAATTCAACATTCCTTTAAATTTTGGCTTCTGTCTTCATCCTGGATGCAAAAGATAGCATCAGAGAGGACAATTTTTGTCATACTTCTGTGATAGACCGTTTCTTGTTTCTAGCCTGTCACTATTAAGTTACCATGACAAAACTGACGTTGCAGTTGTGTATGTAAGGATGTGGTCCTTCTGAAACTTTGCTTAGAATAGATGTTCAGACGTGACCTGACAACCATATGATTgcagaagaaatgtgaaaaaagttTTGAACATAACAGGATTGTGCACATCTGCAGCCCCTTCCTAGAGCAAGCTACAGAGGTTAAAGAAATCTTGATCAGAATGGGATTAAAGCATCTGTTAGAATGTGTTTGTAATTAATGAGATATGTGCACCTATATGCTTACGCAGTGGTGCTTTCATGAATCTCAGCTGAAGACTTCATCATCttaatttatgtaattttttcaaCCCTTAGTCCTCTTTCACCTTGTGTATGTTAACTCTTTTACTCCTAGCTTCAAAATGTTAATGCTGGGATATTTGGGGCCTGAGGCAGAACAGATCTCTTTACACAGTACCAGTGAAAAAGGATGAGGAAGTCTGGAAGCTTCCTCTCACTGGAGTGGtacacccaccacagcccatggCAGCACAGCATCCTAGCCAGGTCTTCACATTCCCGTGAAGAATTCACATTCTTTACAGCTCTGGAAGGCTTCCATTTCACAGTGCATCTCTTCTCTCCAGCTCCTTTGCTACTTGGAGTTTTGCCAAGTAATTGGTGTCAATAGATTGTGACAGTTTTGTTGGAATGTGTAGCTGTACTTCAAGATTATATTcaacttttgtttaaaatcacaTCAGTGCATTTACTCTTTTTCTTGGATTTAGGTGTCCTGGTATAGGTACAAGTAGATAGCTGCTTTGACTTTCGTATGTGATGCTGCAATATTGATTTAAAATGCCTCTGTTCAGTTAGCTTTTAAACTCATTGACACATTTTTGTTCATCATGCGCTTacaaaaaagcttaaaatgttGGTTATGTGACTGTGCTAAGCTCCTAAAATTATTGTTTCAGGCTTTTTAACTGCAGGGAATTTTCTTAACTACATTAacagcacttttattttttttatgacacTTTTAATATACACACACGTACTCTGAAACAAAGATGATTAAGCGATCAAATGAAATGAATACAGCTGGGAATATTTACTCTATTGTTCTCAATTCAGTGGTGCCATAAGAGCACACAGGTTAGTTCAAGgagattttgctttatttaagtAACTCATGAATGGTCTTTCAACTGTATCTTTCACAATTTGATAGATCCTATCtaaaacccagaaatatttCACATCAGTAAGTTgtcctattaaaaataaaattgtttattttgtttcagtttaatGAGTggagttaaaaataatgttggCAGAGGAATAAATGTGGCCTTGGTCAACGGTAAGTGACATTTTGAGTGAGCAGACTGtcttaattttcaatttttttctgaaatttaagGTGAAATACTGAGACGGTGAAAGgcaagcaggagaagaaaaggaaatattagtCATATTTATACTGAGATCGTTTCAGATCTTGGCACTTAAACCTTTTTGTTAGCAGAAAACgtacatttttgtttctaaaaacaTGTAATAACAATAGTGGAGTGCTGTGTGGTGACAATCTCGGTGATATATGAGATAAATTCCTAATGCACTTTGTGCATTGCCATTACTAATAAAGCTGTGTAAACGAAATTCTTCTCTTGCTCTCTTTTCAGTGAAACTTGCTTGACAGTTCTGTTACTACATGGAAAGACCAGCTCATTATTTTCTAGCTTGAAATCAGTATATTTGATTAATCCATATCTATAGATCTTCTGCCTAAATATGTCATGTTATTTAATTGTGTTCAGGATTCTtccatcaaaaccaaacaaactgaCCTGTGTGCCACCTCGAAAGCTGAACTGAATGTCAATACTGGCGGATTTGTCTTTAATGTGTAGGAAGCAATTCCTTGTAGCACTGAGATAGCACTTTGTCATTTCACTGCAGTATAAATTCATGTTGCTTTTGGACTGTACTCAGGTTTATGTCATCTAAAGCATGACTTGAACAATACTTGCCTTAATCCTATTTTGTCCTCCTAAATTGTCTCAAtctgttcaaaaccaaaatacttgcCTCTGTATTATATAGCTGCCAGTCTTTCTCCCTGTCtttcaaaatttaaatgaaagtatgcattaaaaaaccccGGTCTACCTTACTTCAGTGTTTGTCAACAGCATagtaaaaacaacaacaaaaaaaagcaagcagctaaTGAAACTACTATTTCATTCACTTTCTTCTATTTGTTCTGGATGTTTAAATTGACCAAGAATTTCCAGTCTGTAGCAAAACACGCAGTGTAATTTCTAATCTTTCTTACTTTTCACATGTCACTAAAGGCAACCTATAGCTGTACTATcttatttttgcaaaaacaacttttttaaaaaagcaaatatatgaAGTGAATTCACTTTATTGGTTTCAGAGGCTGTGGGCTTTTTGTTCGATTTTGCTTCAAGTGGaatataaaatacaagtttgctgcttctcttccccactcccccccccccttacctTTTCCTACACCTTTTCACAAACTACTATGCTGTTTAAGGAGCAATCTTCATAAAAGATAAGAGTTACCATAGTAATTGATTTATATGGTGTCTTCTGCAGCACTTCATCTGAAAGAGTCATTAAGAAGAGTTGGGCACGTTGtctctaaaataattttggctcTATTTGATGACaccaaatatttctttttctccaggcaAAACAGGAGAACCATTAGACACTAAATTCTTTGACATGTGGGGAGGAGGTAGGTGCAGTTACCTTAGCTGGTTAGAGagaaataaatgccttttttttttttttttttttttttaacttttatttttcccttccgCACCTCCCTACCCCAGGTTCCATCTCCATTTCGTGTGGTGGTTTAAGGTGATAGTTAAGGGTGTGCTTCACCTCTACCTTTGTAATTGTGATGAAAGTGCAActttaaagaaacacaaatagTTGAGGTGGGAGGGAATGGTTTGGTTAAACAAATGCACTTGTTCTCCCGAGTAGTTCCCACTTGTGGTTATGTCTTTACACAATATGGATGAAACCCTTTCTATAAAATGTAAAAGTTCTCTGATGCGTTTCACCTTTCTTCCGCTTAGCATCTTTGTGTAAATTTATAAGTACACTTACCAATATTCTTAAAAGGAGTGTTTTCACAGGAAGGCATTGCAGGTGTTTAAATATGGGATGTTACTAAACAGGtttgtgttctctctcttttcagaTGTGGCACCATTTATTGAATTTCTGAAGTCCATCCAAGATGGAACAATAGTGTTAATGGGAACATATGATGATGGTGCAACCAagtatgtaatttatttatacAGCAAATATTGCTTAagcttttaaatgctgttttatactgaggggggaaaaaaaaagcattctttaTCACAAAATGACTTTTCATAAAGTTTTGTTCTTCCAAGATGATGGATTTGAAGCTATGCTTTCAGTTTATTAGTTTTATAATGCTGATATGATTTGGGGACAACAAAGATGGAGTTAAAACTAACCTGGTGTAATGGgttatgtatgtatttacataGAGGACTGTTAGGTGTTGCTTTTGTGATCCCAGCAATAGAGAAACAATAAATTAGACCCTGTCCTGTTAAACCATGAGAACCCTTTAGCAGAAATATCACAAGtgtttgaaaatctgaaaaggCTAGAGACTAATAGTTGACTAATTAGCAACTGCTATATGGTTCCTGAAGACCCTGTAGGTTTCTACGTGCTCTCCTAGCATTTGTAcccactttttaattttttttggctgatagaggggttttttgtttccttttcttacaatattctaataatatttaattttttactgaTGTGTTTTGTACgttattttctcttctcatACAATTTGTTATCCATagcttgtttgtatttttgatACAGGAGCAGCTTTCCTATGACAAAGTCCTGACTTTGCAGTGTGCAATATTTGCAGCAAATAGTTAAGTGTCTGTATGTTCACTGCTTTTAGGAGAAGGAAGCAATTTAACGCTTCTTTATGCCAAGGCTGGATCTTCTGTTTGCTCTGTTCACTTGTtctgtaacttttctttttgctcattttcctttcttctttgatGTTTTAGATAATAAGTAGTTAGTTTGTTTCAGTAATCTTGtcacagctgatgtttttgAAAGCTTGTATGTAGATAAAATATCAGCTAACCAAGAAGGTGAATTTGGCCCATTCAAGCTGACAGCCAGGAACTACTGCTTCTTAGTGATATGACATAATTAGCCAAAACCTTACCACTGAGGGTTGATGGCAATCATAAATGTCAGTTCTTGAAAACCATTAAAATTATGAAGAACCAATATGTTtaaaaggtaattatttttttaattaaatataagcTGCCCTAATGTTTTAGAAACTTGGGAGTGTGCGTTATGCGAAAAACCTCCAAAGTACTTTAgtaattttcataattttagcTTAAGTCAGTCATACAATTATATCTCAGTAAGTAGTAATAATCAGAAGTTGTGTATCTTTTTAGTGATCGAGCAAATGCAgtaactgaaagaaagaaataaagagctGTTATTTGGAGGTTTTGGAATGATAACTTACCCTACAGaattgttttcccttctgtacTAAAATCTCATACTTGGACGATGCTGTGGGGCAGCATTCTAAATTTTTAACTGACCCAAGCAGACAAGACTTCCTTTCATATATTTAGTTCATTCTTTTAATCTAaaatagcttttgctttatctagaCTTCAGCTTGAGCCTGCAAAcaacatttactttaaaagctgACTCTTGTAGTTTCTAGGAGAATTGCTAACATGACTTGAGATGTCTGTATTTTCACAGGAGAAGGTTCTTGGCTTTTGTTGATGTACTGATAGGTTTGTATGCTGGTTCATTGAGATTATAATATTAAAGAGCAGTGCTCATTAGATCAGGTGATTTTAGAACTAGCTTTATCTGATTTTGAAAGATCTTGTCCAATACTGACTGACTTAAACTATATTTAATCAGATTAAAGCGGGAATGGTCCATTGAACAATGAAAGCCGTAAGGGCATGTATTTTATTCACATACTGAACTCTGTTTTGCTCAAGGCTTAATGAGGAAGCACGGAAACTGATCGCTGAATTAGGAAGCACATCTATTACTAACCTTGGCTTTAGAGACAACTGGGTCTTCTGCGGTGGAAAAGGAATTAAGACCAAAAGTCCATTTGAACAGGTCTGTGATTCTATAGCTCTACTGGAATTTAACAGCTTACATTAATGAAGGCATAGCATGTTTTATAAATACCATGCATTTGTTCAAGATGGGTATCTATTGCAGTAGTGACACACTGTTATTTTCAAAGTTATTCCTTGACTAGCCGCCTCCTTTTAAATGTACAAAAAGATTCTTTGGTGattcagaaataagaaaaaaaatcttatatgGGCTAGATCTTATTAACCCAATAACTGGGTAATTTATCTTCTTAATAAATCCAGTTGAACTGAAGAATTCAAAACTTAGTGCCTAATGCTTGTATTTTAGATGTACTAGCAACAATGGTAGACCTCCCAAAGGTAAGTGGTAGTTAAGGTGTTGGCGTTCCCCACTGTTCACTTTGCTATTCTGTCAAAAATTATTGCTGCCATAGCAAAATTCATGAAATTGAGTATGTTCCCGTACTTCAGCTGTTACAATTCTGTATGTCATTGTTGCCTTTAATTACCGGTAAAGGTAGCTTTGTACTAGGACAATATGGAAGGCACATTCTTTTCTACCAGCTTTGCAAGGGAGTGGGAACTAGTGCAGGAGCAGTGACAAACTCTTGGAGGCAGCCACGTCTTGCCTGACTGCAGATGGCTGCTGGGTAGAAACATaaacttctaatttttaaaaaaggcgAACATTCAACATTaaataatgttctttaaaaatccaACTGTTCCCTCTTCAGTGCCTTGTAAATTTAGTATCCTCATATATATTTTCCTAGTGGTTCATGTTGTAATGCAGTTGGTCTTTCCCTTGCTTGTCTGTCTTCCTAAATAAACAtctaaaacaaatttttaaaatgttttcctggtATGGCTTAACTGTTTTTAGCATACACTTGTCTAAACAAGTTACGTTGTGTTGAGTACTGAGAGATTGTTGTACTTAATACAAAGCACAAGAGGCTGATAGTGATGTCTTCTCTTTGTCCATGGcctgaaaataagcaaataaaatgtcttttaaagttGTGAGTTAAAGCAAAAGGATTAATGACTTTATGTTAACAATAgattgatattttttatttatagcatATAAAGAACAACAAGGACACAAACAAGTATGAAGGCTGGCCAGAAGTTGTTGAGATGGAAGGCTGTATCCCTCAGAAGCAAgactaaatgaaaacaaaaggaaaggagaaagaccATAGAAGAAAATGCACTTTCTGCTATTATTAGGGAGAGGGCTATGAAGGAGACTGTactgtaaataatatttttaaagcatgcgACCATCTTGTCGGTGTGTGCATGAGCACTGACATTTTGAATATTGGGATTATTTATTGCTAACACACATAGAAATCCTTTTTGTAAATACatccaaaataaaagaaacatcaaaacatTTCTATGCAGGTTTCCTAAAAGCACAGTATCTAGTTTGCCTGTGGTAAATAATATCTTGTAGATCAACTGGCTAATAAATTGCATATGCAGATAATAAACAGATCCTGACAAATGTTGTACTGTCCTCTTAACAGCGTAATGTTGCTGTGACTTATGTAAGCTTTGTGGAATATTGTAGATTTTAGTGATAAGTTAATAaagagctttaatttttttttttttatcctctgcCTTTTTAATGGCAGCAACACTTTTTATTAAAGCTATTTGGTTATTCTAATAATAAGTGctccagaaatttattttatgtagttTCCCCATCAAAACTGAGTAGGCAACGGAAGAGTACATGGTAGTGTAACACGGTTATGCCATGAGAAGcacaacaaattatttttattgaggaaa
The Falco peregrinus isolate bFalPer1 chromosome 6, bFalPer1.pri, whole genome shotgun sequence genome window above contains:
- the FAM3C gene encoding protein FAM3C isoform X3, with amino-acid sequence MRIAGAAKLVVVIAIFLLTFYVISQVFEIKMDANLGHIFARSALDAAARSTKPPRYKCGISKACPEKHFAFKMASGAANVVGPKICVEDNVLMSGVKNNVGRGINVALVNDVAPFIEFLKSIQDGTIVLMGTYDDGATKLNEEARKLIAELGSTSITNLGFRDNWVFCGGKGIKTKSPFEQHIKNNKDTNKYEGWPEVVEMEGCIPQKQD
- the FAM3C gene encoding protein FAM3C isoform X1, yielding MRIAGAAKLVVVIAIFLLTFYVISQVFEIKMDANLGHIFARSALDAAARSTKPPRYKCGISKACPEKHFAFKMASGAANVVGPKICVEDNVLMSGVKNNVGRGINVALVNGKTGEPLDTKFFDMWGGDVAPFIEFLKSIQDGTIVLMGTYDDGATKLNEEARKLIAELGSTSITNLGFRDNWVFCGGKGIKTKSPFEQHIKNNKDTNKYEGWPEVVEMEGCIPQKQD
- the FAM3C gene encoding protein FAM3C isoform X2, with protein sequence MRIAGAAKLVVVIAIFLLTFYVISQVFEIKMDANLGHIFATKPPRYKCGISKACPEKHFAFKMASGAANVVGPKICVEDNVLMSGVKNNVGRGINVALVNGKTGEPLDTKFFDMWGGDVAPFIEFLKSIQDGTIVLMGTYDDGATKLNEEARKLIAELGSTSITNLGFRDNWVFCGGKGIKTKSPFEQHIKNNKDTNKYEGWPEVVEMEGCIPQKQD